The following are encoded in a window of Periplaneta americana isolate PAMFEO1 chromosome 13, P.americana_PAMFEO1_priV1, whole genome shotgun sequence genomic DNA:
- the LOC138711995 gene encoding zinc finger protein 271-like, which translates to MREKVSTRTAFENNCTSQVKTKGPKQEEMLLGLASDTFHNEDQYNERENDIRVLETDESDAEEYTPGRKEKLKCKLCSKEFTENYKFKFHMRKHTGEKPFVCDVCNEKFSCKSSLTAHFRIHTGERPYSCNMCEKKFSRSANLREHVRFHKGVKPYACETCNLKFSSSSDLKKHIRVHTGEKPYSCDVCGHQFATSVSLKSHYRVHTGEKPYSCDVCNKKFAYSSNLTQHYRGHTGDTPYSCDICNKKLVSSTDLKRHIRTHTGEKPFSCETCSKKFSTSWGLKVHSYSHAEDGTPNPRGRDPHTCHVCEKNFYNKSVLDRHYLIHLGEKPYVCEVCAKRFRSKANLKIHNRTHTGDKPYSCEICEKKFRSRADLKKHGLVHSGEKPYSCHICSKRYQNGSKLKEHILLHNGTKPYSCEVCQKRFVNKASLRRHQIIHTGEKLFNCDICLKSYSSSAYLKKHVRLHT; encoded by the coding sequence TCCAAAACAAGAAGAAATGCTGTTGGGATTGGCGAGTGATACATTTCACAATGAAGATCAATATAATGAACGCGAGAATGACATCAGAGTTCTTGAAACTGATGAATCTGATGCAGAAGAATATACACCAGgacgaaaagaaaaattaaaatgtaaactaTGCAGTAAAGAGTTTACTGAGAACTACAAGTTCAAATTCCATATGCGCAAACATACTGGGGAGAAACCGTTTGTATGTGACGTGTGCAACGAAAAGTTTTCATGTAAAAGTAGCTTAACTGCCCATTTTCGTATCCACACTGGTGAGAGACCATACAGTTGTAATATGTGCGAGAAAAAGTTTTCTAGGAGTGCTAATCTTCGGGAACATGTCCGATTTCACAAAGGAGTGAAACCATATGCTTGTGAgacttgtaatttaaaattttctagtAGTTCTGATCTTAAAAAGCACATACGTGTTCATACTGGAGAAAAACCATATTCTTGTGATGTATGTGGCCATCAATTTGCAACTAGTGTTTCACTAAAGTCTCATTACAGAGTACACACTGGTGAGAAACCATACTCTTGTGACGTGTGTAATAAAAAGTTTGCATATAGTTCAAACCTTACGCAACATTATCGTGGTCATACTGGAGATACACCGTACAGTTgtgatatatgtaataaaaagttgGTCAGTAGTACAGACCTTAAAAGACATATTCGAACACACACAGGAGAGAAACCTTTCTCTTGCGAAACATGTAGCAAGAAATTCTCTACTAGTTGGGGTCTGAAAGTACATTCGTATAGTCACGCAGAAGATGGTACTCCAAATCCCAGGGGAAGAGACCCACACACTTGCCACGTGTGTGAGAAGAACTTTTATAACAAGTCTGTATTGGATAGACATTATCTTATTCATTTGGGGGAGAAACCTTATGTCTGTGAAGTATGCGCAAAAAGATTTAGAAGCAAAgctaatttaaaaattcataatcgCACACACACAGGGGATAAACCATATTCCTGTGAGATATGTGAAAAGAAGTTCAGAAGCAGAGCCGATCTAAAGAAGCATGGTCTTGTTCATTCAGGGGAAAAACCATACAGTTGTCATATATGTTCGAAAAGGTATCAGAACGGTTCGAAATTGAAGGAACATATCCTTCTTCACAATGGGACGAAGCCATACAGTTGCGAGGTATGCCAGAAACGTTTCGTTAATAAAGCAAGTCTTAGAAGACATCAAATTATCCACACGGGAGAAAAACTATTTAATTGTGATATATGCCTGAAATCTTACTCAAGCAGCGCGTATCTGAAGAAGCATGTTCGTCTTCATACATAA